The Williamsia sp. DF01-3 genome has a window encoding:
- a CDS encoding cytochrome P450, with translation MRDDPAAAYSTLRNAGPVVDLGNGDVAITDADEIKRALREPYPFSSALAFSGLASPIPLIPISIDPPDHARFRKMLDPFFNPKKLAGIEPELRAQVGDIIDSFVADGHADIVAQLAIPYPTQVFLTLFGLPLEDRDMFLGWKDAILGAVDNEGADLDKARRTAAGELYKYLAGYIEQRRGNSDGDDLLTKLLAEQDSENGMTDQEIIGMGFLLVIAGLDTVTAALSMSFAHFAQREDLRQQILDDFSIVPTAVEELLRVEAPIWEVPRVTSDHVDIMGTALPAGSRVRVVLGAANRDPETYEDADEIRFDRGRQPHYTFGGGPHRCLGSHLARLELKLVIEEFHKRIPNYRLAPDTDLRIEWPAGVRKINSLPIEFETGQPT, from the coding sequence ATGCGGGATGACCCCGCAGCGGCGTATTCCACACTCCGCAACGCCGGTCCGGTCGTTGATCTCGGTAATGGCGATGTCGCGATTACCGATGCTGACGAGATCAAACGTGCTCTACGGGAGCCGTATCCATTCTCGTCGGCTTTGGCTTTCAGCGGGCTGGCGAGTCCTATCCCGCTGATCCCGATCTCGATCGATCCGCCAGATCATGCGCGGTTTCGCAAGATGCTCGACCCGTTCTTCAACCCGAAAAAGCTCGCCGGCATCGAACCCGAACTCCGCGCACAGGTCGGAGACATCATCGACTCGTTTGTCGCGGACGGTCACGCCGATATCGTCGCGCAACTTGCGATCCCGTATCCGACGCAGGTCTTTCTCACGCTCTTCGGTTTGCCGCTCGAAGATCGCGACATGTTCTTGGGCTGGAAGGATGCGATCCTCGGTGCCGTTGACAACGAGGGTGCGGATCTCGACAAGGCCCGGCGTACCGCCGCTGGAGAGCTGTACAAGTACCTGGCGGGATACATCGAGCAGCGGCGCGGAAATTCCGACGGAGATGACCTTCTGACAAAACTTCTCGCCGAGCAGGATTCGGAGAACGGGATGACCGATCAGGAGATCATCGGAATGGGGTTCCTGCTTGTGATCGCCGGACTCGACACGGTGACCGCGGCCTTGTCGATGTCGTTCGCGCATTTCGCGCAACGGGAGGATCTGCGGCAGCAGATCCTTGATGACTTCTCCATCGTGCCTACCGCGGTCGAAGAGCTTCTCCGTGTCGAGGCGCCGATCTGGGAGGTCCCGCGGGTCACGTCCGATCACGTCGACATCATGGGAACGGCGTTGCCGGCAGGCTCGCGAGTCCGTGTTGTCCTCGGGGCGGCAAACCGCGATCCAGAGACCTACGAAGATGCCGATGAGATTCGTTTTGATCGCGGACGCCAGCCCCACTACACCTTCGGGGGAGGACCGCATCGGTGCCTGGGAAGCCACCTGGCACGGCTCGAGCTGAAGCTCGTGATCGAGGAGTTTCACAAGCGAATCCCCAATTATCGCTTGGCACCCGATACGGATCTGCGAATCGAGTGGCCGGCCGGTGTGCGTAAGATCAATTCGCTGCCGATCGAGTTCGAGACCGGTCAGCCGACCTGA
- a CDS encoding HAD-IA family hydrolase, with amino-acid sequence MIALEAELGLDTGVLVEPFRTGDAFAEAELGQTTVAECFATWRAAFEEQWGIRLRSRQLFGALGSAGEPNATVIDLVSGLAGRYRLAVLTNNIAEMRDRWQSLVPIELFETVIDSSEVGVRKPDPAVYQLLLDRLELEPHEVAFVDDTMPNVEAARKIGMLGIHFTSSQQLTEDLRRLGIE; translated from the coding sequence TTGATCGCGTTGGAAGCGGAACTCGGGCTTGATACAGGCGTTCTGGTCGAGCCGTTTAGAACCGGCGATGCCTTCGCGGAGGCGGAGCTCGGCCAGACCACGGTTGCGGAGTGCTTCGCCACGTGGCGAGCCGCCTTCGAGGAGCAGTGGGGCATTCGACTTCGGTCGCGTCAGTTGTTCGGTGCACTCGGATCCGCAGGAGAGCCGAATGCCACTGTGATAGATCTTGTTTCGGGGCTCGCTGGCCGGTACCGGCTTGCGGTGCTGACCAACAACATCGCTGAGATGCGCGACCGATGGCAGTCACTGGTTCCGATCGAATTGTTCGAAACGGTGATCGATTCATCGGAAGTTGGGGTCCGCAAGCCCGATCCAGCTGTCTATCAACTCTTACTCGACCGCCTCGAACTCGAACCCCACGAAGTCGCGTTCGTCGATGACACGATGCCGAACGTGGAGGCCGCGCGGAAGATCGGCATGCTCGGAATACATTTCACTTCATCGCAACAGTTGACAGAAGACCTGCGGCGGCTAGGAATCGAGTAA
- a CDS encoding Zn-ribbon domain-containing OB-fold protein, protein MIADQSHPAGGEPPSSNRALPDPSPWAEQYWRSGEQGILQVQRCRACDQWSFPPSPRCRSCWSADLGYDEVAGTGKLLTWTRNDQPWQEDPKPPYWVALIVLDEGIRILMNIINADEAALTRGTRLAVVFQNIGEGVWLPQARLVGAFS, encoded by the coding sequence ATGATTGCGGACCAATCACATCCGGCGGGTGGCGAACCGCCATCGTCGAACCGAGCTCTGCCCGACCCATCCCCGTGGGCCGAGCAGTACTGGCGGTCGGGTGAACAGGGCATTCTCCAAGTGCAGCGCTGCCGGGCATGCGATCAGTGGTCGTTCCCACCGTCGCCGCGGTGCCGGTCTTGTTGGTCTGCCGACCTGGGATACGACGAGGTCGCCGGAACCGGGAAACTGCTCACCTGGACACGTAACGACCAACCCTGGCAGGAAGACCCGAAGCCGCCCTACTGGGTCGCTCTGATCGTGCTGGACGAAGGGATCCGGATTCTGATGAACATCATCAATGCCGACGAAGCGGCACTGACGAGAGGCACACGACTAGCAGTAGTTTTCCAGAACATCGGAGAGGGCGTCTGGCTTCCCCAGGCACGACTGGTTGGTGCATTCTCGTGA
- a CDS encoding VOC family protein — MTNNDLARRFLHTNLNCTDTAAAAEFYADALGLSCRMRTEAQPGPGTLFGMDQTIHNDAWFLYDDRGPRRICAIELLDWYDPVVYGEVYPDLDHVGLHRLGFVVTSTTDAERALVAAGATIRSHRVGPAVLQPDSTRVLIAEDPNGIGIEVIEVPTHDTDPRSSRITATCSDLERSVQFYRAIGFNEVERVDTTAADIDAAAVAPEQPVIAVKMQLPDHDYALVLLGWPQGDAHGQAYQEANHRGLFRMALSVDTITAARAEMDPSIIGAADEPIWCEMPGTPLGGLFVQFLKDPDGVTVELVERARSEFKAAGE, encoded by the coding sequence ATGACGAACAACGATCTGGCCCGGCGCTTTCTACACACAAACCTCAATTGCACGGACACAGCAGCGGCGGCAGAATTCTACGCCGACGCCCTGGGCCTGAGCTGCAGGATGCGGACCGAGGCCCAACCGGGTCCCGGGACACTCTTCGGAATGGATCAAACAATCCATAACGACGCCTGGTTTCTGTACGACGACCGTGGGCCACGGCGGATCTGCGCCATCGAACTCCTCGACTGGTACGACCCCGTAGTGTACGGAGAGGTCTACCCTGACCTCGATCACGTCGGCCTGCACCGTTTGGGTTTTGTCGTAACTTCGACCACAGATGCCGAGCGCGCACTCGTCGCCGCCGGCGCGACGATTCGCTCCCACCGGGTTGGACCAGCCGTGCTGCAACCGGATTCGACGAGAGTCCTGATAGCCGAAGACCCTAACGGAATCGGGATCGAAGTGATTGAAGTACCCACCCATGACACCGACCCGCGCAGTTCGCGCATCACGGCGACGTGCTCGGATCTGGAACGGTCCGTGCAGTTCTACCGGGCCATCGGGTTCAACGAGGTCGAACGAGTCGACACCACCGCCGCCGACATCGACGCGGCCGCAGTCGCGCCGGAGCAGCCCGTGATCGCGGTGAAAATGCAGCTGCCCGATCACGATTACGCGCTTGTACTTCTCGGTTGGCCCCAGGGCGACGCACATGGTCAGGCATACCAGGAAGCGAATCACCGTGGACTCTTTCGCATGGCGCTGTCCGTCGACACGATCACTGCTGCGCGCGCCGAGATGGATCCGAGCATCATCGGTGCCGCCGACGAACCTATCTGGTGCGAGATGCCCGGAACCCCGCTCGGCGGGTTATTTGTGCAGTTCTTGAAGGACCCCGACGGTGTCACCGTCGAACTCGTCGAGCGCGCCCGGTCCGAGTTCAAGGCTGCTGGCGAATGA
- a CDS encoding thiolase family protein has product MTGFGERDVVISGVGQSQVGRRLNVAPLELTLQAVLAAAAEAGLSRTDIDGICTWPGAMESAPGFSGVGTTELQDALGLELSWYFAGPDGPGQLSQVVTAAAAVSAGLANHVVCFRTVWEASARSRPIGSTTRGTSPRRRAAGWRQWQQPYGAGVPSVWTALYARHYMEEFGLTREQLAQVALTARANAGFNDSAVYTDPLSMSDYLESRTISDPLCLFDCDVPVDGATALIVSHRDTVADLACTPIEIAAVGSAQRDSPLWEQRTDLSTMAAHDAADMMWSRTDLRATDVDVAELYDGFSFLTIMWLEALGFCGRGEAGGFVDGGLRIARDGTLPLNTQGGQLSGGRLHGLGFAVEAVRQLRGVAGRHQLQRRPEVAVASAGGGPLAGCLLLTR; this is encoded by the coding sequence GTGACCGGGTTCGGCGAACGTGATGTCGTCATCAGCGGAGTCGGCCAGTCACAGGTGGGTCGGCGACTCAACGTTGCGCCGCTCGAGCTGACACTTCAAGCGGTACTGGCTGCCGCGGCCGAAGCGGGCCTGTCCAGGACGGATATAGACGGCATCTGCACGTGGCCGGGCGCCATGGAGTCGGCACCAGGTTTCTCAGGCGTCGGCACCACTGAGCTCCAGGATGCGCTCGGATTGGAGCTATCGTGGTACTTCGCCGGACCAGACGGTCCCGGCCAGTTGTCGCAGGTGGTCACCGCGGCGGCCGCAGTCAGTGCCGGCCTTGCCAATCACGTGGTGTGCTTTCGCACCGTATGGGAGGCATCTGCGCGATCCCGGCCTATAGGGTCCACCACGCGCGGGACGTCGCCGCGACGACGTGCCGCTGGATGGCGACAGTGGCAACAGCCCTACGGTGCCGGAGTCCCTTCGGTCTGGACCGCGTTGTACGCACGCCACTACATGGAAGAGTTCGGTCTCACTCGTGAACAGTTGGCTCAGGTCGCGCTGACCGCACGGGCCAATGCCGGATTCAACGACTCCGCTGTCTATACCGATCCGTTGAGCATGTCCGATTACTTGGAGAGCCGGACCATCTCCGACCCGTTGTGCCTCTTCGACTGCGACGTGCCCGTCGACGGCGCGACCGCGCTCATCGTGAGCCATCGGGACACAGTTGCCGATCTCGCTTGTACACCGATCGAAATAGCTGCGGTCGGTAGTGCGCAGCGCGACAGCCCCCTGTGGGAACAACGAACTGACCTGTCCACCATGGCCGCTCACGACGCCGCCGATATGATGTGGTCTCGCACCGACCTCCGGGCCACCGACGTAGATGTTGCCGAGTTGTACGACGGATTCAGTTTTCTGACAATAATGTGGCTCGAGGCGCTGGGCTTCTGCGGTCGTGGCGAGGCCGGTGGGTTCGTCGATGGTGGGCTCCGGATCGCCCGCGATGGTACGTTGCCGCTGAACACCCAGGGCGGTCAGTTATCCGGCGGGCGCCTCCATGGACTCGGATTCGCGGTCGAGGCAGTCCGACAGCTTCGTGGAGTTGCCGGCCGCCACCAGCTCCAACGCCGGCCTGAGGTCGCGGTCGCGTCGGCCGGTGGCGGCCCCCTCGCTGGGTGCCTACTCTTGACGCGCTGA
- a CDS encoding CaiB/BaiF CoA-transferase family protein, with protein MSQILNGIRVVELATWGFMPSAGVVLSDWGAEVIKVEHPAHGDPMRGLVTGGLLSLGGTSEANFMWEATSRGKRSIGLDLKQPAAREAFLKLIETADVFLTNYLPDVREKLGIDVDDLRSRNPRLVYARASGLGPDGDEKNSGGFDLAAYWARSGVAHATTPASLDYPLPMPGPAFGDLQGGQYAAGGVVGALFQRERTGEAPVVDVSLLAAGIWSMGPHISASSVYGMDMVPASDRTKPSNPLSSTYRTSDGRFVSLVMLESDRFWPGLVAALGRPELADDPRFVDAGARKDNNVECVRVLDNMFNELTLDAAARALGSQRGVWAVVATPKEAASDPQAQANGYVQYVELHGGQTVAVATSPVQFDQYTPAVTPGPELGESTEILLLELGVDWDDISAMKDKGAVS; from the coding sequence GTGAGTCAGATTCTCAATGGCATCCGAGTGGTAGAACTCGCCACTTGGGGTTTCATGCCGTCGGCAGGTGTGGTGCTCAGCGATTGGGGCGCGGAAGTCATCAAGGTTGAACACCCCGCGCACGGTGATCCCATGCGGGGTCTCGTCACCGGCGGGTTGTTGTCTCTGGGCGGCACGAGCGAAGCGAACTTCATGTGGGAGGCGACGTCTCGCGGAAAGCGGAGCATCGGCCTCGACCTCAAGCAACCGGCAGCCCGTGAAGCCTTCCTCAAGTTAATCGAAACCGCGGACGTGTTCCTGACGAACTATCTACCTGACGTCCGGGAGAAGCTCGGAATCGACGTGGACGATCTCCGTTCTCGCAATCCGCGCCTTGTCTATGCTCGCGCGAGCGGGCTGGGACCCGATGGTGACGAAAAAAACAGCGGCGGATTCGATCTCGCCGCCTACTGGGCTCGCAGTGGGGTCGCACATGCGACTACGCCAGCGTCGCTCGACTACCCACTTCCGATGCCCGGTCCGGCTTTCGGCGATCTCCAGGGGGGACAATACGCTGCCGGCGGAGTTGTCGGCGCGCTGTTTCAGCGGGAACGGACGGGCGAGGCGCCAGTTGTCGACGTGAGTCTGCTCGCCGCTGGTATTTGGTCGATGGGACCCCACATCTCCGCCAGTAGCGTGTACGGCATGGACATGGTTCCCGCTTCTGATCGCACCAAGCCCTCCAACCCGCTGTCGAGCACCTACCGAACCTCGGACGGGCGATTCGTTTCCCTGGTGATGTTGGAGAGTGACCGATTCTGGCCCGGGTTGGTGGCAGCACTCGGACGCCCCGAACTAGCCGACGACCCCCGGTTCGTCGACGCCGGCGCGCGGAAGGACAACAACGTCGAGTGCGTGAGGGTACTGGACAACATGTTCAATGAACTAACTCTCGACGCCGCCGCCCGGGCCCTGGGTTCGCAAAGGGGCGTGTGGGCGGTCGTCGCGACACCCAAGGAAGCTGCCTCCGACCCGCAGGCTCAGGCCAACGGATATGTCCAATACGTTGAGCTGCACGGCGGGCAGACAGTTGCCGTGGCGACGTCGCCGGTTCAATTCGACCAGTACACCCCTGCGGTGACACCCGGACCCGAGTTGGGCGAGAGCACCGAGATCCTGCTGCTCGAACTCGGTGTCGATTGGGATGACATCTCCGCGATGAAGGATAAAGGCGCTGTCAGCTGA
- a CDS encoding TetR/AcrR family transcriptional regulator — MTDRESPTRRSPYGNNSTLGALGNRTRMEIVEAARHLFSERGYHAVTVEMIGERAGRSGPSVYQYFKNKGEIFRIFVDELGGELLAHARTLGDLTGADGQIVMYEFISGLSRIFAQHRVTAIEWPVAEEAEHRLRSPAENFLEAFSREVRPQLEPLVPAYAGGYRPFAFAVLSIVQWSEYTRRSRMPQLPQSALDRYLATILHRILSPHHLIEDAQPSHRQSAQPNNFLTPDADLPRPPGLRKPITTRSRATVERILTAATAVFAQNSYAGTTIQQIADRARVAKPSVYTYWVDQRALFSTLAYNASTAIEKLLADGLQGEIFENESGGQAWIDEWLDLIVEHGAVLHIWTHEVVEDAELGPTAEQMYALVAARLNSLIDSSPFGRGDPDPAVPHPGTILLWALLVEFPYTLAVQLPELDRTQVRDVIFMMLKRGYLSGG, encoded by the coding sequence ATGACAGATCGCGAATCGCCCACGAGGCGCTCCCCTTACGGCAACAATTCGACATTGGGCGCCCTGGGGAACCGCACTCGGATGGAGATCGTCGAGGCCGCCCGCCACCTGTTCTCGGAACGCGGCTATCACGCGGTAACCGTGGAGATGATCGGTGAGCGGGCGGGCCGGTCCGGACCATCGGTGTACCAGTACTTCAAGAATAAGGGCGAGATCTTCCGCATATTCGTCGATGAGCTCGGCGGTGAACTCCTCGCGCACGCCCGAACGCTGGGCGACCTGACCGGAGCCGACGGACAGATCGTGATGTACGAGTTCATCTCAGGGCTGTCCCGGATTTTCGCACAGCACCGTGTCACGGCCATCGAATGGCCGGTGGCGGAAGAGGCCGAGCATCGCTTGCGCAGCCCGGCGGAGAACTTTCTGGAGGCTTTCTCGCGAGAGGTGCGGCCGCAGCTAGAACCCCTGGTGCCGGCATATGCCGGCGGGTATCGGCCTTTCGCCTTCGCCGTCTTGTCTATCGTCCAGTGGTCTGAATACACCCGCAGATCGCGAATGCCCCAATTGCCGCAGAGCGCACTCGATCGATATCTCGCGACGATTCTCCACCGGATCCTCTCGCCGCACCACCTTATCGAGGACGCGCAGCCCTCACACAGGCAGTCAGCTCAACCGAACAACTTCTTGACACCCGACGCGGACTTACCCCGACCGCCCGGCCTCCGCAAGCCGATCACCACGCGAAGTCGCGCCACCGTCGAGCGGATACTCACCGCCGCCACTGCGGTTTTCGCCCAAAATAGCTACGCGGGTACGACCATTCAACAGATCGCCGATCGGGCGCGGGTCGCGAAGCCGTCCGTGTACACCTACTGGGTCGACCAACGAGCGCTGTTCTCAACGCTTGCCTACAATGCGTCGACCGCCATCGAGAAGCTCTTGGCCGACGGCCTTCAGGGCGAAATATTCGAAAACGAGTCCGGCGGGCAGGCGTGGATCGACGAATGGCTGGACTTGATCGTCGAGCACGGCGCGGTGTTGCACATCTGGACACACGAGGTGGTCGAAGATGCCGAGTTGGGCCCCACTGCCGAGCAGATGTATGCCTTGGTCGCCGCCCGATTGAACAGCCTCATCGACAGCTCGCCCTTTGGCCGTGGCGACCCGGATCCGGCGGTGCCGCATCCCGGCACCATTCTCCTGTGGGCCTTGCTGGTCGAGTTTCCGTACACCCTCGCCGTCCAGCTCCCCGAGCTGGACCGGACACAGGTGCGCGATGTCATCTTTATGATGCTCAAGCGCGGATATCTGAGCGGCGGTTGA